Proteins encoded together in one Scheffersomyces stipitis CBS 6054 chromosome 5, complete sequence window:
- a CDS encoding predicted protein has translation MPESSQKSKRTLGKPNSEEITHLPPSPVNEQDAAILEQQPLLDHNHEFLDPDDPIVSPLNLYNVQLMKIGVTVLIFFNAIVGFALILTDFISIPGLNNRGKSFLELDLILVALLTNAITLWCFTVPVYYDRILGYITGGLLLLDLLVIGVVTYTRHQFGWIGIIILIWTGLNVLVNALVDYWVEREKRVQEVRYTGRVEKRWSLSELLIALVKITVKLFLLWVVWCISLTFWLQTFDSHEKPWGKMVAVNDNSFKVHLACFGNVHNNTKSSQPIILVEGGQMIATEVFQEWIEELYHLNKIDRYCIWDRPGYGFSDSAPSPVSIGIITEYLIEALNKEEIEGPFSLVGFDIGGLYSRVFASRNPNKVHSLLLVDSWHEDLLKRWPFSGSNRKNEKSTVFKNIIELMDNITGFKLWFRGLVSPLGIVSNIHWFLHPFKHSSKSRIFGSDMRYQPKYIRARLQEQITSTLLSYSEVKESTVHDLPLSVISSGFMIKNSLNWGKWQQEISKISSNTVEWVIAENSNHEIWKSPRGREQLQQLLMRVIGGKTY, from the coding sequence ATGCCAGAATCGTCACAAAAAAGTAAGAGGACACTAGGGAAACCTAACAGCGAAGAAATAACACATCTCCCTCCTTCTCCTGTTAACGAGCAAGATGCAGCAATTCTCGAGCAACAGCCTTTGTTGGATCATAATCATGAATTTCTTGATCCAGATGATCCCATAGTTTCTCCATTGAACTTGTATAACGTTCAGTTAATGAAAATTGGTGTTACGGTACTaatatttttcaatgcAATTGTAGGATTTGCACTTATATTGACGGATTTCATCTCAATTCCCGGACTTAACAACCGAGGTAAGTCTTTTTTGGAGTTGGACCTTATACTCGTGGCATTGCTAACTAATGCCATCACTCTTTGGTGCTTCACGGTTCCAGTGTACTATGACCGAATCCTAGGCTACATCACTGGTGGGCTTCTTCTCTTAGACTTGCTCGTGATTGGAGTAGTTACATACACTAGACACCAATTTGGCTGGATAGGAATTATTATTTTGATCTGGACTGGACTCAATGTTTTGGTGAATGCTCTTGTAGACTACTGGGTAGAGAGGGAGAAACGAGTACAGGAGGTAAGATACACTGGAAGAGTTGAGAAAAGATGGTCGTTGTCCGAGTTATTGATTGCTTTAGTAAAAATTACCGTCAAATTATTCTTACTATGGGTAGTCTGGTGTATTAGTCTTACGTTTTGGTTGCAAACGTTTGATTCACACGAGAAACCATGGGGAAAAATGGTTGCTGTGAATGATAATTCTTTCAAAGTTCACCTCGCTTGTTTTGGCAATGTTCATAATAACACGAAATCTAGCCAACCTATAATTCTAGTCGAGGGTGGACAAATGATTGCTACAGAAGTCTTCCAAGAGTGGATTGAAGAACTATATCACTTGAACAAAATCGACCGATACTGTATTTGGGACAGACCAGGCTACGGATTTTCGGATAGTGCACCTTCTCCGGTTTCAATAGGAATCATTACTGAGTATCTTATTGAGGCTCTCAATAAGGAGGAAATTGAAGGTCCCTTTTCGTTGGTGGGTTTCGACATTGGAGGACTATATTCGAGAGTGTTTGCTTCTAGAAACCCGAACAAAGTTCATTCGTTACTTCTCGTAGACAGTTGGCACgaagatttgttgaaaaggTGGCCCTTTAGTGGATCCAACCGAAAGAATGAGAAGTCTACagttttcaagaatattATTGAGCTAATGGACAATATCACTGGATTTAAGCTTTGGTTTAGAGGCTTGGTCTCACCATTGGGGATTGTGTCTAATATCCATTGgtttttgcacccattcaAACATCTGAGCAAAAGTCGAATTTTCGGGTCCGACATGCGTTATCAACCGAAGTATATACGAGCTAGACTACAAGAGCAGATTACGTCTACATTATTGTCGTATTCTGAAGTCAAGGAGTCGACTGTGCATGACCTTCCGTTGAGTGTGATCTCATCTGGGTTTATGATCAAGAACTCATTGAACTGGGGCAAATGGCAGCAGGAGATTAGTAAGATCAGTTCGAACACTGTCGAGTGGGTCATTGCTGAAAACAGCAACCACGAAATCTGGAAAAGTCCTCGAGGCAGAGAACAACTCCAGCAGTTACTTATGCGTGTAATAGGAGGGAAGACATACTGA
- a CDS encoding predicted protein (go_process intracellular signaling cascade): MSEIISIPTTSTHGGATYYHVAIKLPLRSLTVQRRYSEFEDLVNGLCDNLGINVKDFPYELPSKRINWFKSNTQNIISERKAELSRFLNQAIRDSTIQNSALLHKFLSLPVNFRFNSNLFNNNVNESTHSSVLSLDEGSIDESNWLEVLRVLRFSIQDSDVSANNAKIGDKIQIRDKINKLFQPCFVKLLSTLNGKLKKELPTDEFSRRQALLKEIQANLQHLVSTSRRVLGGPKETKDTVGLSNQDLLQQQVQIHRQQDQEVEQLRMIISRQRQIGEMINAEVEEQNAMLDQFNEEVERASDKVQSARNRARNIL, encoded by the exons atgtcgGAGATCATTTCCATACCAACAACATCTACTCATGGAGGAGCCACCTACTACCATGTGGCAATTAAGCTACCTCTTCGGTCTTTGACTGTGCAAAGAAGATACTCCGAATTCGAAGATTTGGTCAACGGCTTATGTGATAATTTAGGTATAAACGTCAAAGATTTTCCATACGAATTACCTTCAAAACGAatcaactggttcaagaGTAACACCCAAAACATaattctggaaagaaaAGCAGAATTGTCACGGTTTCTAAATCAAGCTATACGAGATTCCACAATTCAGAACAGCGCTTTACTACATAAATTCTTGCTGCTTCCAGTGAATTTCCGGTTTAATAGtaatctcttcaacaataacgTTAATGAATCTACTCATAGTTCAGTTTTGCTGTTAGATGAAGGATCCATTGACGAATCCAACTGGCTAGAGGTGTTACGGGTATTGAGGTTCTCGATCCAGGATTCCGATGTCCTGGCTAACAATGCCAAAATCGGTGATAAGATCCAGATACGAGACAAGATCAATAAGTTATTTCAGCCTTGCTTTGTTAAACTTTTGCTGACGTTGAATGGCAAGCTAAAAAAAGAATTGCCTACAGATGAATTCAGCAGAAGACAGGCATTATTGAAAGAGATCCAAGCCAATCTTCAACACTTGGTTTCCACT TCACGGAGAGTTTTAGGTGGACCCAAGGAAACCAAGGATACCGTAGGTTTGTCCAACCAGGATTTGTTGCAGCAACAGGTTCAGATACATAGACAACAGGACCAGGAAGTGGAGCAGTTGCGAATGATCATTTCTCGTCAAAGGCAGATCGGAGAGATGATTAATGCTGAAGTGGAGGAACAGAA